The Verrucomicrobium spinosum DSM 4136 = JCM 18804 genome includes a region encoding these proteins:
- a CDS encoding vitamin B12 dependent-methionine synthase activation domain-containing protein: MAPDSQVREVTLSEGFTYTPYPGLTLEERRLEVKFAAELASNLEATADRYEAQFGHVLDRNDAQELCNEYAASRESRQRWSVATLNPAGAFIDWLFAKKLRELPPESLVVFNAGGQGSGKTTATGRLSMAEAELIMDGTLQNPVRSRAHIMAALQADMFVEVRFVHCPWEQAVRNMAQRAAQEGGRVVPLHRAAGGHFQAARTSLALWADLKDTETFRLFVVENTHNDSPVVRSPDWLMDRFHKSIDDLLKSGETTLHEHFTENRSDSLYSDSLLNLFLQGRAGSGTIPQDRAGDIEGPGGGPGGAPTEKGHESLTFTDLLPAELAQSGAGVIVLATVKGDVHDIGKNIVGVVMACNGFRVIDLGVMVSCDKILEVAKAEKANVIGLSGLITPSLDEMVHVAKEMERNGFTVPLLIGGATTSAAHTAIKIAPHYKEPIVHVLDASRSVPVMTSLLSEEQKAGFKVQNEERHAKLREQYAQRDDASKLLPLAEAQAKGSQFDWSTQEIAVPEFTGVRVFDPLPISEVVPFIDWSPFFHTWELRGRWNEEEQRFKSALPEFQDQVEPEAAKLYKDARAILDQVIAENLYTIRACFGFFPANRIGDDIEVYTDETRTEVRCVFHTLRQQMPKKDKPNYALADFVAPKDSGRADYIGGFCVGIHGADEWAEKFKIALDDYNGIMAKAIADRLAEATAEYMHKQARLAWGYEKPEELSNDDLIRERYRGIRPAPGYPAQPDHTEKPILFDLLNATERTGVFLTESNAMHPGAAVSGLYFGHPDARYFAVGKINKDQIEDYAARKGETVEHMEKWLGPWLAY, translated from the coding sequence CTGGCACCTGATTCCCAGGTCAGAGAAGTCACCCTGTCCGAAGGTTTCACTTACACCCCCTATCCCGGTCTCACGTTGGAAGAGCGCCGTCTGGAAGTGAAGTTTGCAGCCGAACTGGCAAGCAATCTTGAAGCGACCGCCGACCGCTATGAGGCCCAGTTCGGCCACGTGCTGGATCGCAACGATGCCCAGGAGCTGTGCAACGAGTACGCCGCCAGCCGGGAGTCCCGGCAACGCTGGAGCGTGGCCACGCTGAATCCCGCGGGGGCGTTCATTGACTGGCTGTTTGCAAAGAAACTACGGGAATTGCCACCCGAGAGCCTCGTTGTTTTCAATGCCGGCGGACAGGGCAGCGGCAAGACGACAGCCACGGGCAGACTGTCCATGGCCGAGGCCGAACTGATCATGGACGGCACGCTGCAAAACCCTGTGCGCAGCCGGGCCCACATCATGGCCGCCCTCCAGGCTGACATGTTTGTTGAAGTGCGCTTTGTCCACTGCCCTTGGGAGCAGGCGGTCAGAAACATGGCCCAGCGTGCCGCACAAGAAGGCGGACGTGTGGTGCCGCTCCATCGAGCTGCTGGCGGACATTTCCAAGCCGCCCGAACCTCGCTTGCGCTCTGGGCTGACCTCAAGGACACGGAAACCTTCCGATTGTTCGTGGTGGAAAACACCCACAATGACTCTCCCGTGGTTCGCAGTCCCGACTGGCTGATGGACCGTTTTCACAAATCGATTGATGATCTTCTCAAGTCCGGCGAAACTACCCTCCATGAGCACTTTACTGAAAACCGCTCAGACTCCCTCTACTCCGACAGTCTCCTCAACCTCTTCCTCCAAGGCAGAGCGGGCAGCGGAACGATTCCGCAAGATCGAGCAGGCGACATTGAAGGACCTGGAGGAGGCCCAGGCGGAGCGCCAACGGAAAAAGGCCACGAAAGCCTGACCTTTACCGATCTCCTGCCGGCAGAACTAGCCCAATCGGGGGCGGGCGTGATCGTGCTCGCCACAGTCAAAGGGGACGTGCACGACATCGGCAAGAACATCGTCGGCGTGGTCATGGCCTGCAACGGCTTCCGCGTCATCGACCTGGGCGTGATGGTCTCCTGCGACAAGATCCTGGAGGTGGCCAAGGCGGAAAAGGCCAACGTCATCGGCCTCAGCGGCCTCATCACCCCCTCACTGGATGAGATGGTGCATGTGGCCAAGGAGATGGAGCGCAACGGCTTTACCGTGCCCCTGCTCATCGGCGGGGCCACCACCAGCGCCGCCCACACCGCCATCAAGATCGCCCCGCACTACAAGGAGCCCATCGTCCACGTGCTGGACGCCTCCCGCTCCGTGCCCGTCATGACCTCCCTGCTCAGCGAGGAGCAGAAAGCCGGGTTCAAGGTGCAAAACGAAGAGCGTCACGCGAAGCTGCGCGAGCAGTACGCGCAGCGCGATGATGCCAGCAAGCTCCTGCCCCTGGCCGAGGCCCAGGCCAAGGGGTCCCAGTTCGACTGGAGCACTCAGGAGATTGCCGTGCCCGAGTTCACCGGCGTGCGCGTGTTTGATCCGCTGCCCATCAGCGAGGTCGTGCCGTTCATCGACTGGTCCCCCTTTTTCCACACCTGGGAACTCCGCGGCCGCTGGAACGAGGAAGAACAACGCTTCAAGAGCGCCCTGCCCGAGTTCCAGGACCAGGTCGAGCCCGAGGCCGCCAAACTCTACAAAGACGCCCGCGCCATCCTCGATCAGGTCATCGCGGAGAACCTCTACACCATCCGCGCCTGCTTCGGCTTCTTCCCCGCCAACCGCATTGGCGATGACATCGAGGTGTACACAGACGAAACCCGCACGGAGGTGCGCTGCGTCTTCCACACCCTGCGCCAGCAGATGCCCAAGAAGGACAAACCCAACTACGCCCTGGCCGACTTCGTCGCGCCCAAGGACAGCGGTCGCGCCGACTACATCGGCGGCTTCTGCGTGGGCATCCACGGAGCCGACGAATGGGCGGAGAAGTTCAAGATCGCCCTGGACGACTACAACGGCATCATGGCCAAGGCCATCGCCGACCGGCTCGCCGAGGCCACGGCCGAGTACATGCACAAGCAGGCCCGTCTCGCCTGGGGCTATGAGAAGCCCGAGGAACTCAGCAACGACGACCTCATCCGCGAGCGCTACCGCGGCATCCGCCCCGCCCCCGGCTACCCCGCCCAGCCGGACCATACGGAGAAGCCCATCCTCTTCGACCTGCTCAACGCCACCGAGCGCACCGGCGTCTTCCTCACGGAAAGCAACGCCATGCACCCCGGCGCCGCCGTGAGTGGTCTCTACTTCGGTCACCCAGATGCCCGGTACTTCGCCGTCGGCAAGATCAACAAAGACCAGATCGAAGACTACGCCGCCCGCAAAGGCGAGACCGTGGAGCACATGGAGAAATGGCTCGGCCCTTGGCTGGCGTATTGA
- the gltB gene encoding glutamate synthase large subunit, which yields MTKHPYYDEPIPNEGTLHNMDMERDACGVGFVAQVDGKRSRKILDYALGGCCAVVHRGAMEADMKTGDGAGVLTQIPHKLLLPEVEKFGVKLEHELDLGVGMFFLPQDETARLRIQLVAESVVDKRDVTVIGWRKVPVNERELGEKARRTMPFITQLLVRRPEDMDDAAFERVLFLARREIELKGKQQGLADFYIPSMSHRTVIYKALVVATALEKFYYDLQDENYETALAVFHQRFSTNTFPTWALSHPFRMLAHNGEINTVRGNRNWMASRASDFEHPWWEGDEHLLKGLCDPKQSDSASLDAALELLVLSGRSVTESMSMLVPPAYGIDPTTTEEEKSYYEYHSCFSEPWDGPAGLIYTDGRVIAATLDRNGLRPSRYKLTEDGVFALGSEVGIVPLDDAKVIKKGRLSPGEMISVDISKGVVTYNEEIKQQLVSRQPYGEWLTEQRVELTAQAPHAPKEDLDILGLSQKQVTFGWNKEEVEMAFAPMLARGEEAVYSMGDDAALSILSKQPKLLFTYFKQLFAQVTNPPIDPIRERGVMSLDVVLGWQRNWLAETPEHAHVVHLTSPFLFENELETLKGLKDFPCRVLDITFPVSEGPEGLKKAVDRLCSEAEQAVNDDIRILILSDRAVDHTRVPVPSLMATGAVHHHLNRKQVRMRLSLVVDSGEARDTHQMALLFGFGASAVCPYLAFETVQEVLEKDKTARKPILEGFDFAKALTYYRKGLEKGVLKIMSKMGISVLSSYTGAQIFEAVGLGKELMDKCFTGSPSQIAGIGFNEVAEESLARHAAGYGTAVPEAGAIELADPGFYRPRREGEMHAVTGPVIRNFHTFVKSGKPEDYESYVKAQLENTPVALKDLMEFVPSSDGPIPLDEVEPIEDIRVRFTTAAMSLGAISPEAHEALAIAMNSIGGKSDSGEGGEDPRRFKPFENGDWAMSKIKQVASGRFGVTAEYLANAWELEIKMAQGAKPGEGGQLPAMKVNRLIARLRNTQPGVTLISPPPHHDIYSIEDLAQLIHDLKEVNPRARVCVKLVAESGVGTVAAGVAKANADIILISGHDGGTGASPLSSIKHAGLPWELGLAEAQQVLMLNGLRDRVTLRTDGGLRNGRDIAMAAILGAEEFNFGTIALIALGCVYVRQCHLNNCPVGVATTDPKFRSRFKGKPEHVVNFFNSVAHEVRQIMAQLGIAKMNDLIGRPEFLRQRHVPDHKKANLLDLSRILRDVGKEADEDLPRICRVNSNERINNHPLDDKILQAAQVAISDKRKIKPLSYKVVNTNRNIGTGLSGEIAFHHGNHGLPDGTIQVNLEGSAGQSFGTFLCGGVKLNLTGEANDYVGKGLCGGEIVIRTPNKTHPSFKSWENSILGNTVMYGATSGSLYAAGRAGERFCVRNSGGTAVVEGIGDHGCEYMTNGLVAVLGSFGKNFGAGMSGGVAYLLDEAGMFDKLHNPEMIRGVQVSEPEDIKQLQQLIYNHLEKTDSARAKDILDRWDHFRPLFVKVTPKVEPVALPPEEEAPATLVTA from the coding sequence ATGACCAAGCATCCCTATTACGACGAACCAATTCCGAATGAAGGCACGCTCCATAACATGGATATGGAACGCGACGCCTGCGGTGTGGGCTTTGTAGCGCAGGTGGATGGTAAACGTAGTCGCAAAATTCTTGATTACGCCTTGGGCGGTTGTTGCGCCGTCGTGCACCGCGGGGCCATGGAGGCTGACATGAAGACTGGTGATGGCGCTGGTGTCCTCACCCAGATCCCCCACAAGCTCCTCCTCCCTGAGGTCGAAAAATTCGGTGTGAAGCTGGAGCATGAGCTCGACCTCGGCGTCGGCATGTTCTTCCTTCCCCAGGATGAGACCGCCCGCCTCCGCATTCAGCTCGTGGCTGAGAGCGTGGTGGACAAGCGCGACGTCACCGTCATCGGCTGGCGCAAGGTGCCCGTCAATGAGCGCGAGCTGGGCGAAAAAGCCCGCCGCACCATGCCCTTCATCACGCAGCTGCTGGTCCGGCGGCCGGAAGACATGGACGACGCCGCTTTCGAGCGCGTCCTCTTCCTGGCCCGGCGCGAGATCGAGCTGAAAGGCAAGCAGCAAGGCTTGGCGGACTTCTATATCCCGTCCATGTCCCACCGCACGGTCATCTACAAGGCTCTGGTCGTCGCGACCGCCCTGGAGAAGTTCTACTACGACCTGCAGGACGAGAACTACGAGACAGCCCTGGCGGTGTTCCACCAGCGCTTCTCCACCAACACGTTCCCGACTTGGGCACTGTCCCACCCCTTCCGCATGCTGGCCCACAACGGTGAGATCAACACCGTACGGGGCAACCGCAACTGGATGGCCTCCCGCGCCAGCGACTTTGAGCACCCCTGGTGGGAGGGCGATGAGCACCTCCTCAAAGGGTTGTGCGATCCCAAGCAGAGTGACTCAGCGTCCCTCGACGCCGCTCTGGAACTGCTCGTGCTCTCCGGCCGCAGCGTGACGGAGTCCATGTCCATGCTGGTGCCCCCGGCGTACGGCATCGATCCCACCACCACAGAGGAAGAGAAGTCCTACTACGAGTACCACTCCTGCTTCAGCGAGCCTTGGGACGGCCCCGCCGGCCTCATCTACACGGATGGCCGCGTCATCGCCGCCACCCTGGACCGCAACGGTCTGCGCCCCTCCCGTTACAAGCTGACGGAAGACGGCGTCTTCGCCCTTGGCTCGGAAGTCGGCATCGTGCCGCTGGATGACGCCAAGGTCATCAAGAAAGGCCGCCTCTCCCCCGGTGAGATGATCAGCGTGGACATCTCCAAAGGCGTGGTGACCTACAACGAGGAGATCAAGCAGCAGCTCGTCTCCCGCCAGCCCTATGGCGAGTGGCTCACGGAGCAGCGCGTAGAACTCACCGCGCAAGCCCCGCACGCCCCCAAGGAAGACCTCGACATCCTCGGCCTGTCTCAAAAGCAGGTCACCTTCGGCTGGAACAAGGAAGAGGTCGAAATGGCCTTCGCCCCCATGCTCGCACGTGGTGAAGAAGCCGTGTACTCCATGGGTGACGACGCGGCCCTGTCGATCCTTTCCAAGCAGCCCAAGCTGCTCTTCACCTACTTCAAGCAACTCTTCGCCCAGGTCACCAACCCGCCGATCGACCCCATCCGCGAACGCGGTGTGATGTCGCTCGACGTTGTGCTTGGCTGGCAGCGCAACTGGCTCGCCGAGACACCGGAGCACGCCCACGTGGTGCACCTGACCTCGCCGTTCCTCTTTGAGAACGAGCTTGAGACCCTGAAAGGCCTCAAGGACTTCCCCTGCCGCGTGCTCGACATCACCTTCCCGGTAAGCGAAGGCCCCGAAGGGCTGAAGAAGGCCGTGGACCGTCTCTGCAGCGAGGCCGAACAGGCCGTCAATGACGACATCCGCATCCTCATCCTGAGCGACCGCGCCGTGGACCACACCCGCGTGCCCGTGCCCTCCCTCATGGCCACCGGTGCCGTGCACCACCACCTGAACCGCAAGCAGGTGCGCATGCGCCTCAGCCTCGTGGTGGATTCCGGCGAAGCCCGCGACACCCACCAGATGGCCCTGCTGTTTGGCTTCGGTGCCTCCGCCGTCTGCCCCTACCTTGCCTTTGAGACCGTCCAGGAAGTGCTGGAGAAGGACAAGACCGCCCGCAAGCCCATCCTTGAAGGCTTCGACTTCGCCAAGGCTCTCACCTACTACCGCAAGGGGTTGGAGAAGGGCGTGTTGAAGATCATGTCCAAGATGGGCATCAGCGTGCTCAGCAGCTACACGGGAGCCCAGATCTTCGAGGCCGTCGGCCTTGGCAAGGAGCTCATGGACAAGTGCTTCACCGGCTCCCCATCCCAGATCGCCGGCATCGGCTTCAATGAGGTGGCTGAAGAAAGCCTCGCCCGGCACGCAGCTGGCTACGGCACCGCCGTGCCGGAAGCAGGCGCGATCGAACTCGCTGACCCAGGCTTCTACCGCCCGCGTCGTGAAGGGGAGATGCATGCTGTCACCGGTCCGGTGATCAGGAACTTCCACACCTTTGTGAAGTCCGGCAAGCCGGAGGACTATGAGTCCTACGTGAAGGCCCAGCTTGAGAACACCCCGGTGGCGCTCAAAGACCTGATGGAATTCGTGCCGTCCTCCGATGGCCCGATCCCGCTGGATGAAGTGGAGCCCATCGAAGACATCCGCGTCCGGTTCACCACCGCCGCCATGTCCCTGGGTGCGATTTCGCCTGAGGCTCACGAAGCCCTCGCCATTGCCATGAACAGCATCGGCGGCAAGTCAGACTCCGGTGAAGGCGGCGAAGACCCGCGCCGGTTCAAGCCGTTTGAAAACGGCGACTGGGCCATGAGCAAGATCAAGCAGGTGGCTTCCGGCCGCTTCGGCGTGACCGCAGAGTACCTGGCCAACGCCTGGGAACTGGAAATCAAGATGGCGCAGGGTGCCAAGCCTGGTGAAGGCGGCCAGCTCCCGGCCATGAAGGTGAACCGGCTCATCGCCCGCCTGCGGAACACACAGCCCGGCGTGACCCTCATCAGCCCGCCCCCGCACCACGACATCTACTCCATTGAAGACCTTGCCCAGCTCATTCACGACCTCAAGGAAGTGAACCCACGCGCCCGTGTGTGCGTGAAGCTGGTGGCAGAGTCTGGCGTGGGCACTGTGGCCGCCGGTGTGGCCAAGGCCAACGCGGACATCATTCTCATCTCCGGCCACGACGGTGGAACGGGTGCCTCCCCGCTGAGCAGCATCAAGCACGCTGGTCTCCCCTGGGAGCTGGGTCTGGCTGAAGCTCAGCAGGTGCTCATGCTCAACGGTCTGCGTGACCGTGTGACGTTGCGTACCGACGGCGGCCTCCGCAACGGTCGTGACATCGCCATGGCGGCCATCCTCGGTGCGGAAGAGTTCAACTTCGGCACCATCGCCCTCATCGCCCTCGGCTGTGTGTACGTGCGCCAGTGCCACCTGAACAACTGCCCGGTCGGCGTCGCCACCACGGATCCCAAGTTCCGCAGCCGTTTCAAAGGCAAGCCGGAGCACGTGGTGAACTTCTTCAACTCCGTGGCTCACGAAGTGCGCCAGATCATGGCCCAGCTCGGCATCGCGAAGATGAACGACCTCATCGGTCGTCCGGAATTCCTGCGCCAGCGCCATGTGCCGGATCACAAGAAGGCCAACCTGCTGGATCTTTCCCGCATCCTCCGCGACGTGGGCAAGGAGGCAGATGAAGATCTGCCGCGCATCTGCCGCGTGAACAGCAACGAGCGCATCAACAACCACCCGCTGGACGACAAAATCCTCCAGGCGGCGCAGGTGGCGATCAGCGACAAGCGCAAGATCAAGCCGCTCTCCTACAAGGTCGTTAACACGAACCGCAACATCGGCACCGGTCTCTCCGGCGAGATCGCCTTCCACCATGGCAACCACGGTCTGCCTGACGGCACGATCCAGGTGAACCTGGAAGGCAGCGCTGGCCAGAGCTTCGGCACCTTCCTGTGCGGCGGCGTGAAGCTGAACCTCACCGGGGAAGCGAACGACTACGTCGGCAAGGGCCTCTGCGGTGGCGAGATCGTCATCCGCACCCCGAACAAGACTCACCCAAGCTTCAAGTCCTGGGAAAACTCCATCCTCGGCAACACCGTCATGTACGGAGCCACCAGCGGCAGCCTCTATGCCGCCGGCCGCGCCGGGGAACGCTTCTGTGTCCGTAACTCCGGCGGTACCGCCGTGGTGGAAGGCATCGGCGACCACGGTTGCGAATACATGACCAACGGCCTCGTGGCGGTGCTGGGAAGCTTCGGCAAGAACTTCGGCGCAGGCATGAGCGGTGGCGTGGCCTACCTGCTCGATGAAGCCGGCATGTTCGACAAGCTGCACAACCCGGAGATGATCCGCGGTGTGCAGGTGTCCGAGCCCGAAGACATCAAGCAGCTTCAGCAGCTCATCTACAACCACCTGGAGAAGACGGACAGCGCCCGCGCCAAGGACATCCTTGACCGCTGGGATCACTTCCGCCCGCTCTTCGTCAAGGTGACGCCGAAAGTCGAGCCTGTGGCCCTGCCCCCGGAAGAAGAAGCTCCCGCGACGCTGGTCACTGCCTAA